From Halobacillus sp. Marseille-Q1614, the proteins below share one genomic window:
- a CDS encoding ABC transporter ATP-binding protein has product MVLKMENVSLRRGDRWILNDINWQIEKGEHWVLLGLNGSGKTLILNLLNAYTFPTKGEINVLNMQFGKTYLAERLRQQIGFVSSAIQQKIHRGDNAFEVVLSGAFASIGLYEKPTEAMREQAISLLEDLGCIEYANRNYETLSQGERQRVLIARALMAEPSLLILDEPTNGLDFIAREKLLESIEALAQKPDAPTMIFVTHHVEEILPVFHKTLLLKEGQVFHSGDTNEMMNSETLTEFFGLPVQVSWNNDRPFLSKAEEAKYRIDS; this is encoded by the coding sequence ATGGTGTTAAAAATGGAAAACGTCTCATTAAGACGCGGGGACAGGTGGATACTAAACGATATCAACTGGCAGATTGAAAAAGGAGAGCACTGGGTACTGCTCGGTTTAAATGGATCTGGAAAAACGCTTATCTTAAATCTGCTCAATGCCTATACCTTCCCGACCAAGGGAGAAATCAACGTGTTAAATATGCAGTTTGGAAAGACGTATCTGGCTGAACGACTCCGCCAGCAGATCGGCTTTGTTTCGTCAGCGATTCAGCAGAAGATCCACCGTGGCGATAATGCCTTTGAAGTCGTTCTAAGCGGCGCTTTTGCTTCGATCGGCCTTTATGAAAAGCCTACCGAGGCAATGAGGGAGCAAGCCATTTCCCTGCTTGAGGACCTTGGCTGCATCGAATATGCCAACCGAAATTATGAAACCTTATCACAAGGAGAAAGGCAGCGTGTGCTGATCGCCCGGGCCTTAATGGCTGAGCCTTCCCTGCTGATCCTTGATGAGCCGACAAACGGCCTTGATTTTATTGCCCGTGAAAAATTGCTTGAATCCATCGAAGCCCTGGCACAAAAGCCGGACGCCCCGACGATGATCTTCGTTACTCATCATGTAGAGGAGATCCTGCCGGTTTTCCATAAAACCTTACTGCTGAAAGAAGGACAAGTTTTTCATTCGGGAGATACGAACGAGATGATGAACAGCGAGACGCTTACCGAGTTTTTCGGACTGCCGGTTCAAGTAAGCTGGAACAACGATCGTCCGTTTTTATCTAAGGCAGAAGAGGCTAAGTATAGAATTGACAGCTGA
- a CDS encoding copper resistance CopC family protein: MKYSYFLFLLIILAFPIKVGAHTYLESSNPETGETVTAKDPVVTLTFDSSVQDLNTITVTDASGNKTTIEEITHSPDNVMEVTLPEELESGDIQLFYSIVGEDGHVMEEEITYTYEGTEEEEAAESEELAEEQAEEQAEESNQETGEEAIDSSQEEESSQSSWLLPVIAVGLLAVAGIAFLVTRKKS, encoded by the coding sequence ATGAAATATAGTTACTTTCTTTTTCTTTTGATTATATTGGCTTTTCCAATTAAAGTCGGCGCTCATACCTATTTGGAAAGTTCCAATCCAGAAACCGGTGAGACCGTTACAGCGAAAGATCCAGTAGTTACCTTAACATTTGATTCTTCTGTCCAAGATCTAAATACGATTACCGTAACTGATGCTTCCGGAAATAAAACGACGATTGAGGAAATCACACATTCTCCTGACAATGTGATGGAGGTCACGCTGCCTGAAGAACTAGAGAGTGGGGACATCCAGTTGTTTTACAGCATTGTCGGGGAAGATGGCCATGTGATGGAAGAAGAGATTACTTACACATATGAGGGTACTGAAGAAGAGGAAGCGGCTGAATCCGAAGAGCTGGCAGAAGAACAGGCCGAAGAACAAGCAGAAGAATCTAATCAAGAAACCGGTGAGGAAGCCATTGACAGTTCACAAGAGGAAGAGTCCTCTCAAAGCTCATGGCTGCTGCCGGTAATTGCTGTTGGTTTGCTTGCTGTGGCTGGAATTGCATTCTTAGTGACCAGGAAGAAGTCATGA
- a CDS encoding YfhE family protein: MTGKQQYQPIKGNGIELSDAQEVVYAKEFKQADIAGGYRKPKVKEAKKENPDLKQ; encoded by the coding sequence ATGACAGGCAAGCAGCAGTATCAGCCGATCAAAGGAAATGGGATCGAATTATCTGATGCGCAGGAAGTCGTTTACGCAAAAGAATTTAAGCAGGCAGATATTGCGGGAGGCTACCGCAAGCCGAAAGTAAAAGAAGCGAAAAAAGAAAATCCAGATTTAAAACAATAA
- a CDS encoding VWA domain-containing protein — protein MKAGPGQYPADEYDEEAVHAQIDKWPDGLEPEEYFYGIVSLTAVDYREYQEFLDTVVVEFDEVTATPDGESGGGAEAPLPELNVQILLDASGSMAGQIDGEVKMDLAKEAITEFAEDLPENAKVSLRVYGHAGTNQQDGKEESCSTTEEVYALGSYNENQFNEALDQFSPTGYTPIGLAIEEAAADLEGISGDDVQNVVYVVSDGEETCGGDPVEAAKALHSSDIGALVNIIGFDIADSERKALEAIAQAGEGEYLGADTAQDFRETFREERAVLIDEWFEWSSENVEANYDQMMEYVDLSNEYSQEAVELNNEEEQRQRELTEYMEETMEDADTIAVRSMISKRAINMRQHIRDEFLDMRQEAREKGLEIRQEVRERGLEERQELRD, from the coding sequence TGATGAGGAAGCGGTACATGCCCAAATCGACAAATGGCCGGATGGGTTAGAGCCGGAAGAATATTTTTACGGAATTGTATCTTTGACCGCAGTAGATTACCGGGAATATCAGGAGTTTCTGGATACAGTAGTCGTAGAATTCGATGAAGTAACAGCAACGCCAGATGGTGAGAGCGGGGGCGGTGCAGAAGCACCTTTGCCAGAACTGAACGTGCAGATTTTACTCGATGCCAGTGGGAGTATGGCAGGCCAAATAGACGGTGAAGTGAAGATGGACCTAGCGAAAGAAGCCATTACGGAGTTCGCAGAGGATCTGCCGGAGAATGCGAAAGTTTCTCTTAGAGTTTACGGCCATGCGGGAACGAATCAGCAGGATGGAAAAGAAGAATCCTGCTCGACGACAGAAGAAGTGTATGCTTTAGGGTCCTACAACGAGAATCAATTTAATGAAGCGTTAGATCAGTTTTCGCCGACAGGCTATACGCCGATTGGGCTTGCTATCGAAGAAGCAGCCGCTGATTTAGAGGGGATAAGTGGGGATGACGTTCAAAATGTAGTCTACGTTGTGAGTGATGGAGAAGAAACGTGTGGCGGAGATCCTGTAGAAGCGGCAAAAGCTTTACATTCCTCAGATATCGGTGCTCTAGTAAACATTATTGGCTTTGATATTGCGGATTCTGAGCGCAAGGCTCTTGAAGCCATTGCACAGGCAGGAGAAGGGGAGTATTTAGGGGCAGACACCGCGCAGGATTTTCGCGAGACGTTTAGAGAAGAAAGAGCTGTTCTGATTGATGAATGGTTTGAATGGTCCTCAGAGAATGTAGAAGCAAATTATGATCAAATGATGGAATACGTTGATTTATCGAATGAATATTCCCAGGAAGCCGTTGAATTGAACAACGAAGAAGAGCAGCGCCAAAGGGAACTGACGGAATATATGGAAGAAACGATGGAAGATGCCGACACGATTGCTGTCCGCAGTATGATTTCAAAACGTGCTATCAACATGAGGCAGCATATACGGGATGAATTCCTCGATATGAGGCAGGAAGCCCGGGAGAAAGGCCTGGAAATTCGCCAGGAGGTACGCGAAAGAGGGCTGGAGGAACGACAGGAATTACGGGATTGA
- a CDS encoding DMT family transporter, with amino-acid sequence MRLLSALVGLSLIWGLSFVFIENLIGPAGVWGTVFLRCLAGAVILTPLFIIKMKQINSPLPWKSLITLGVVNAALPWGLIALSQTEITSNTAAVLNASTPIMTGLIGFFIFSVILRKKQWAGIILGFIGILILMNFDVAALFSEDFIGIGTMVLATACYGFGSQFTKRYLKGFNIVILTTISLYIGAAAGAVLTAVSRPGFYGTILSSVDMNLVISLIGLGCFGSGIAHLLLYYLINNGGPEYASTVTYLVPVSALFWGSFLLDEPVTKNLVAGLLIIFTGVFLASQNIKFFKKPFLMLERRG; translated from the coding sequence TTGCGATTGTTAAGTGCATTAGTAGGTTTGAGTTTAATATGGGGACTTTCCTTTGTATTTATAGAGAATTTAATAGGACCCGCCGGTGTGTGGGGAACGGTTTTCCTTCGCTGTTTAGCAGGGGCCGTCATCCTGACCCCTTTATTTATTATAAAAATGAAACAAATTAATTCCCCCTTGCCATGGAAGTCCTTAATTACGTTAGGTGTTGTGAATGCCGCACTGCCATGGGGGCTTATCGCTCTTAGCCAGACGGAAATCACGAGTAATACAGCGGCTGTCCTTAATGCTTCAACACCCATAATGACAGGATTAATTGGATTCTTTATCTTTTCTGTAATTCTTCGCAAAAAGCAGTGGGCAGGAATTATCCTCGGGTTTATTGGAATTCTCATACTTATGAATTTTGATGTGGCCGCGCTGTTTTCTGAGGATTTCATAGGAATAGGAACAATGGTGCTGGCCACCGCCTGCTATGGGTTTGGCTCTCAATTTACAAAACGATACTTAAAAGGCTTTAATATCGTTATTTTAACCACCATTTCTCTTTATATAGGAGCTGCAGCAGGGGCAGTTCTCACAGCTGTGAGCAGACCTGGTTTCTATGGAACGATTTTATCGTCGGTTGATATGAATCTCGTAATTTCGTTAATCGGCTTAGGATGTTTTGGGTCGGGAATTGCACATCTTTTACTTTATTACTTGATCAACAATGGAGGTCCGGAGTATGCAAGCACAGTTACTTATTTAGTGCCTGTTTCTGCACTGTTTTGGGGGAGTTTCCTTCTTGATGAACCAGTGACTAAAAACTTAGTGGCTGGACTTCTCATTATTTTTACGGGCGTCTTCTTAGCCAGTCAAAATATAAAATTCTTTAAAAAGCCCTTTCTGATGCTTGAAAGAAGAGGGTAG
- the brnQ gene encoding branched-chain amino acid transport system II carrier protein, with protein MKKKIPFSTYAIIGTMLFGLFFGAGNLIFPIQLGQMAGTNFWPALTGFLVTAVGLPLMGILAIALSGSSGLRDLAGRVHPLFGLTFAVALYLTIGPFFAIPRTATVPFEVGFQPFLASDHIALWLGIFTFIYFAIVYYFSLNSAKIMDYIGKYLTPTFLGFLFILVIVTLVQPMGSFSEPVGEYAQLAFMTGFTEGYNTMDALGSLALGIVVIQAIKSQGITDTKEIAKATWKSGIFALGLMMLIYGLITYMGASSVAAIGSYTNGGLIFAGVAQHYFGAFGAILLAIIIVLACLKTSIGLIMACSEFFHSILPKVSYRTFVLLLCLVSFAVANFGLNNIIQFAVPVLMFQYPLAIVLIVLGLTSSLFSHKRSVYAVSMFLTLFVSIVDGYSALAESLPGVTVASIESVREFYVHYLPFYDIGLGWILPALAGGVIGCFWPARDRSNPQYVTAENEV; from the coding sequence ATGAAAAAGAAAATACCATTTTCAACGTATGCCATCATTGGCACCATGCTGTTCGGGCTGTTTTTCGGTGCCGGGAACTTAATCTTTCCTATTCAGCTTGGACAGATGGCTGGAACAAACTTCTGGCCGGCTTTAACCGGCTTTCTGGTAACAGCCGTTGGACTGCCGCTTATGGGGATTCTGGCGATCGCCTTATCAGGAAGCAGCGGACTGCGTGATTTAGCGGGTCGTGTTCATCCTCTATTTGGACTGACATTTGCTGTGGCCCTCTACTTAACGATCGGACCGTTTTTCGCAATTCCGCGTACAGCGACAGTACCGTTTGAGGTCGGATTTCAGCCGTTTTTGGCTTCTGACCATATCGCGTTATGGCTGGGGATTTTTACTTTTATTTATTTTGCGATCGTCTATTATTTTTCACTGAACTCTGCCAAAATTATGGACTACATCGGAAAGTACTTAACACCGACATTTTTAGGATTCTTATTTATTTTAGTTATTGTAACGCTTGTCCAGCCGATGGGCAGCTTTAGTGAACCAGTCGGCGAGTACGCACAGCTCGCCTTTATGACAGGATTTACAGAGGGCTACAACACGATGGATGCTCTAGGATCGCTCGCTTTAGGGATTGTCGTAATTCAGGCGATCAAAAGCCAGGGCATTACGGATACGAAGGAAATTGCAAAGGCCACGTGGAAATCAGGTATTTTTGCATTGGGACTGATGATGCTGATTTACGGTCTGATCACCTATATGGGAGCCTCAAGTGTTGCGGCTATTGGAAGCTATACTAACGGCGGTCTGATTTTCGCAGGGGTTGCTCAGCATTATTTTGGTGCTTTTGGCGCGATATTGCTTGCGATTATTATCGTACTCGCTTGTTTAAAAACCAGCATTGGGCTGATTATGGCATGCAGTGAGTTTTTCCATAGTATTCTTCCAAAAGTAAGCTATCGGACGTTTGTGCTCCTCTTATGCCTTGTCTCGTTTGCGGTTGCTAACTTCGGCTTAAACAATATCATTCAATTTGCTGTACCAGTATTAATGTTTCAATATCCACTGGCTATTGTTCTTATTGTCTTAGGCCTCACTTCTTCGCTATTTTCGCATAAGCGAAGCGTGTACGCTGTGTCCATGTTTTTAACGTTATTCGTCAGTATCGTCGATGGCTACAGCGCCTTAGCCGAAAGCCTTCCGGGCGTGACGGTTGCATCCATTGAGTCTGTAAGAGAGTTTTATGTTCATTATTTACCTTTTTATGACATTGGACTTGGCTGGATATTACCAGCTTTAGCGGGAGGCGTGATCGGCTGCTTCTGGCCGGCACGAGATCGTTCCAATCCTCAATACGTGACAGCAGAAAATGAAGTTTAA